In Nonomuraea sp. NBC_00507, the following are encoded in one genomic region:
- a CDS encoding diacylglycerol/lipid kinase family protein, giving the protein MRAMLLVNPKATTTNARTRDVLIRALGAAVELTVEETRYRGHAAALAATARAKGYDVVAVLGGDGTINETVNGLLNPINGEDAPLPEDPSAARPALIVIPGGSANVFARALGLPNDPVESTGAVLEALREGRRRTVGLGQALWEGQSRYFTFCSGMGYDAEVVRAVEGLRGTGRKATPTRYVNTALRHYLATDKRHPAMTLTGPGIPTAKGLFMAIVSNTSPWTYVGGRPVRPTPWASFETGLDLLGLRRLGLMTLTPVIRHILTESDALPSGRHLVQLHDEAEFTLTAERPVAFQLDGDYLGEREIVTFRSTPNALQVLV; this is encoded by the coding sequence ATGCGCGCGATGTTGCTGGTGAATCCCAAGGCCACGACGACCAACGCCCGCACGCGGGACGTGCTGATCCGCGCGCTCGGCGCGGCCGTGGAGCTCACCGTCGAGGAGACCCGCTACCGGGGGCACGCGGCGGCGCTGGCCGCCACCGCCCGGGCCAAGGGATACGACGTGGTGGCGGTGCTGGGCGGCGACGGGACGATCAACGAGACCGTCAACGGCCTGCTCAATCCCATCAACGGCGAGGACGCCCCGCTGCCGGAGGATCCCAGCGCCGCCCGGCCGGCGCTGATCGTCATCCCGGGCGGCAGTGCGAACGTGTTCGCCCGCGCGCTCGGCCTGCCCAACGACCCGGTGGAGTCCACGGGCGCGGTGCTGGAGGCGCTCAGGGAGGGCCGGCGCAGGACCGTGGGCCTGGGGCAGGCCCTCTGGGAGGGGCAGAGCAGATACTTCACGTTCTGCTCGGGGATGGGGTACGACGCCGAGGTTGTACGGGCCGTAGAGGGCCTGAGAGGGACGGGCCGGAAAGCTACCCCGACCCGGTATGTGAACACGGCTCTACGGCACTACCTGGCCACGGACAAGCGGCATCCGGCGATGACGCTGACCGGTCCGGGGATCCCGACCGCCAAGGGCTTGTTCATGGCGATCGTTTCCAACACCTCACCGTGGACATATGTCGGTGGCAGGCCGGTGCGGCCGACCCCGTGGGCGAGTTTCGAGACGGGGCTCGACCTGCTGGGACTGCGCCGCCTGGGGTTGATGACGCTCACTCCGGTGATCCGGCACATCCTCACGGAGAGTGATGCCCTTCCGTCCGGCCGGCACCTCGTACAGCTGCATGACGAGGCCGAGTTCACGCTCACCGCGGAGCGCCCCGTGGCCTTTCAGCTGGACGGGGACTACCTGGGAGAACGCGAAATCGTGACATTTCGGTCTACACCGAACGCGTTACAAGTTCTGGTCTAG
- a CDS encoding thioesterase family protein, whose translation MTLAPGLRSQLLIMVEMEDTAKRAGSGDVPVLATPRLLALAEAATLRAIEQHLAPGETSVGTRVELEHLAASPLGRHVQIGVELTEVDGRRLVFSFEAHDKSTVVGRGTIERVVVDRAKFLARATR comes from the coding sequence ATGACGCTTGCTCCGGGTCTCCGCTCCCAGCTGCTCATCATGGTCGAGATGGAGGACACCGCGAAGCGGGCCGGCAGCGGCGACGTGCCCGTGCTGGCCACGCCCCGGCTGCTCGCGCTGGCCGAGGCGGCCACCCTGCGCGCGATCGAGCAGCACCTCGCGCCCGGCGAGACCTCCGTCGGCACGCGGGTCGAGCTCGAGCACCTGGCCGCCAGCCCGCTGGGCAGGCACGTCCAGATCGGCGTCGAGCTGACCGAGGTCGACGGCCGGCGTCTGGTCTTCTCCTTCGAGGCCCATGACAAGAGCACCGTCGTGGGCCGGGGCACGATCGAGCGCGTCGTGGTCGACCGCGCGAAGTTCCTGGCCCGCGCCACTCGATGA
- the bioD gene encoding dethiobiotin synthase, with translation MSILVVAGTGTGVGKTVVAAAVAALARGRGASVAVVKPAQTGVAPGEAGDLDAVIRLAGVTTTFELCRFAESLSPAAASRVAGVPPVSMVDAVRLVRELRESNRLVLVEGTGGLLERYDEDGTTIADLARSLGAQVLVVVRAGGGSVNQAALTLEALAHRGLDLAGLVIGRWPDDPGVVERSNVADLEMLAARPLAGALPEGAGGLEREAFAEVARSGLGPMLGGVFDPVAFRQRVL, from the coding sequence ATGAGCATCCTTGTGGTCGCGGGGACCGGCACCGGGGTTGGCAAGACCGTCGTGGCGGCGGCCGTGGCCGCGCTGGCCAGGGGGCGTGGGGCTTCCGTGGCCGTGGTCAAGCCTGCTCAGACGGGCGTGGCTCCCGGTGAAGCCGGGGATCTGGATGCGGTCATCCGGCTGGCCGGAGTGACCACGACGTTTGAGTTGTGCCGGTTCGCCGAGTCGCTCTCCCCTGCCGCGGCGTCCCGGGTCGCCGGGGTGCCGCCCGTGTCGATGGTTGATGCCGTGCGGCTGGTGCGGGAGCTGCGTGAGAGCAACCGACTGGTGCTCGTGGAGGGCACCGGAGGGCTGCTGGAGCGGTATGACGAGGACGGCACGACCATCGCCGACCTGGCACGGTCGTTGGGGGCGCAGGTGCTCGTGGTCGTCAGGGCCGGGGGCGGGAGCGTCAATCAGGCGGCGCTCACGCTGGAGGCCCTCGCGCATCGAGGGCTCGATCTCGCCGGGCTCGTCATCGGGCGGTGGCCGGACGATCCCGGGGTCGTGGAGCGGAGCAACGTGGCGGATCTGGAGATGCTGGCCGCGCGGCCGTTGGCGGGCGCGTTGCCGGAGGGTGCGGGCGGCCTCGAGAGAGAGGCCTTCGCGGAGGTGGCGCGCAGCGGGCTGGGCCCCATGCTGGGTGGCGTCTTCGATCCCGTGGCCTTCCGGCAGCGGGTGCTGTAG
- a CDS encoding serine/threonine-protein kinase, producing the protein MVAQGTTLAGRYRLDTRIGAGGMGEVWRGEDIVLARTVAVKVLLPGRMEDPGFVARFQGEARAMATINHAGVVDVYDYGVSGDTVYLVMKFVDGEPLDRLLSRLGRIPPQAAMELIAQAASALQAVHDQGIVHRDVKPGNLLVQRDGTLVLTDFGIARSDLANRLTDAGMVLGTAAYCAPEQAEGAPVTPAVDIYALGVVAYECLVGQRPFDGDSAVTIALKHIREAPPPLPPGIPPAVRTLVEIALSKDPARRYPTAKAMSEAARAIASGQAPEPVQPPVTGATMVPPADYPPRQTGQYAASPHQPGQYDASSHQTGQYAADPYQTGVRMAGPEETTVAERRGRRAAKAPRRTGLIAGIAAVVVLGAGATAVALTGMTTGDPTPTNTAAPAAEESTPKNTPKPSTTKPKPKTTPTPDPRPTTTRPRPTKTEEEETPTPTPSKTPTSTPSKTPSGTPTPSVKKVLVPKVVGMPFLKGQEMVEAAGFVTRVFDSTSTTDGMRCGKIQKTNPAGGTAYDVTKPVSLVVIDGVCSTPSATPGTSATPK; encoded by the coding sequence ATGGTGGCCCAAGGGACGACACTGGCGGGGCGGTATCGGCTTGATACCCGCATCGGCGCCGGTGGCATGGGCGAGGTGTGGCGTGGCGAGGACATCGTCCTGGCGCGCACCGTCGCCGTGAAGGTGCTGCTTCCGGGCCGCATGGAAGATCCTGGCTTCGTCGCTCGCTTTCAGGGGGAAGCGCGGGCGATGGCCACGATCAACCACGCCGGCGTCGTCGACGTCTACGACTACGGCGTCAGCGGCGACACCGTCTACCTGGTGATGAAGTTCGTGGACGGCGAGCCGCTCGACCGGCTGCTGTCCAGGCTGGGCAGGATCCCGCCGCAGGCGGCCATGGAGCTGATCGCGCAGGCCGCGTCGGCGCTGCAGGCCGTGCACGACCAGGGCATCGTGCACCGCGACGTCAAGCCGGGCAACCTGCTCGTGCAGCGTGACGGCACGCTGGTGCTCACCGACTTCGGCATCGCCCGCTCCGACCTCGCCAACCGGCTCACCGACGCCGGCATGGTGCTCGGCACGGCCGCCTACTGCGCCCCGGAGCAGGCCGAGGGCGCGCCCGTCACGCCTGCGGTCGACATTTACGCGCTCGGCGTGGTCGCGTACGAGTGCCTCGTGGGGCAGCGGCCGTTCGACGGCGACAGCGCGGTCACGATCGCGCTCAAGCACATCCGCGAGGCCCCGCCGCCGCTGCCGCCCGGCATCCCGCCTGCCGTGCGCACGCTCGTTGAGATCGCCCTGTCGAAGGACCCGGCCAGGCGTTACCCGACGGCCAAGGCCATGAGCGAGGCGGCCCGCGCGATCGCCAGCGGCCAGGCCCCCGAACCCGTGCAGCCGCCGGTCACCGGGGCCACCATGGTGCCGCCGGCGGACTACCCGCCGCGTCAGACCGGACAATACGCCGCAAGCCCGCACCAGCCCGGTCAGTACGATGCGAGCTCGCACCAGACCGGTCAGTACGCCGCCGACCCGTACCAGACCGGCGTGCGCATGGCCGGCCCGGAGGAGACGACGGTGGCCGAGCGGCGCGGCCGCCGCGCCGCCAAGGCCCCGCGCAGGACCGGCCTGATCGCCGGCATCGCCGCGGTGGTCGTGCTCGGCGCGGGCGCCACCGCGGTCGCGCTGACCGGTATGACCACCGGTGACCCGACGCCGACGAACACCGCGGCTCCCGCCGCGGAGGAGAGCACGCCCAAGAACACGCCCAAGCCGTCCACCACGAAGCCCAAGCCCAAGACCACCCCGACACCGGATCCCAGGCCGACGACCACCCGGCCCAGGCCCACGAAGACCGAGGAAGAGGAGACCCCGACTCCCACGCCGTCGAAGACGCCTACCTCGACACCGTCGAAGACGCCGTCCGGCACGCCCACGCCGAGCGTCAAGAAGGTGCTCGTGCCCAAGGTGGTCGGGATGCCGTTCCTGAAGGGCCAGGAGATGGTGGAGGCAGCCGGCTTCGTCACGCGAGTGTTCGACTCCACCAGCACCACCGACGGCATGCGCTGCGGCAAGATCCAGAAGACCAATCCGGCCGGCGGCACAGCCTACGACGTGACCAAACCGGTCTCGCTGGTCGTCATCGACGGCGTCTGCTCGACGCCGTCGGCGACTCCCGGCACATCCGCCACGCCGAAGTAG
- a CDS encoding WhiB family transcriptional regulator, whose translation MDWRHRAACRDVDPELFFPIGNTGPALMQIEEAKQVCRSCSAVDACLKWALESGQDAGVWGGLSEDERRALKRRSARARARATA comes from the coding sequence ATGGACTGGCGCCACCGAGCTGCCTGCCGTGACGTGGACCCCGAGCTGTTCTTCCCGATCGGAAACACCGGCCCTGCGCTCATGCAGATCGAAGAGGCCAAGCAGGTCTGCCGGTCATGCTCGGCCGTCGACGCGTGCCTGAAGTGGGCGCTGGAGTCCGGACAGGACGCCGGCGTCTGGGGCGGTCTGAGCGAGGACGAGCGTCGCGCGCTCAAGCGCCGCAGCGCCCGGGCCCGCGCCCGCGCCACCGCCTGA
- a CDS encoding GntR family transcriptional regulator, whose amino-acid sequence MTDDSPRVPKYYDVKRSLLELTKSLPPGTALPPERTLAVRFETSRTTVRQALTELVVEGRLLRIQGKGTFVAQPKVAQVLQLTSYIGDLRTAGLEPDTKILEMGYITADEALARRLAINPGGRVLRIHRLRLANGEPVSIDTTHLSARRFPRLRRELEVHSSLYETLHNAYNVRLTDAEEIIETVLATPYDAKALGVDVGLPMLLLTRHAFDADGNPVEWAQSLYRGDRYKFVTRLRRP is encoded by the coding sequence GTGACAGACGACAGCCCCCGCGTACCGAAGTACTACGACGTCAAACGCAGCCTGCTCGAGCTCACCAAGAGCCTGCCGCCGGGCACGGCGCTGCCGCCCGAGCGGACGCTGGCCGTGCGGTTCGAGACCTCGCGCACCACGGTCCGTCAGGCGCTCACCGAGCTCGTGGTGGAGGGGCGGCTGCTGCGCATCCAGGGCAAGGGCACGTTCGTGGCGCAGCCGAAGGTCGCGCAGGTGCTCCAGCTGACCTCCTACATCGGCGACCTGCGCACCGCCGGCCTGGAGCCGGATACCAAGATCCTCGAGATGGGATACATCACCGCGGACGAGGCCCTGGCGCGGCGGCTGGCCATCAACCCGGGCGGGCGCGTGCTGCGCATCCACCGGCTCCGCCTGGCCAACGGTGAGCCCGTGTCCATCGACACCACCCACCTGTCGGCGCGGCGCTTCCCGCGGCTGCGGCGAGAGCTGGAGGTGCACTCGTCGCTGTACGAGACGCTGCACAACGCCTACAACGTGCGGCTCACGGACGCCGAGGAGATCATCGAGACCGTGCTGGCGACGCCGTACGACGCCAAGGCGCTCGGTGTGGACGTCGGCCTGCCCATGCTCCTTCTCACCCGCCACGCCTTCGACGCCGACGGCAACCCCGTTGAATGGGCTCAATCGTTGTATCGCGGTGACCGGTACAAGTTCGTCACGCGTCTTCGCCGTCCCTAA
- a CDS encoding acetolactate synthase, which yields MESAKHAGDAAVAVSKAYGVETMFTLSGGHVFPLYDGAVHEDMRILDVRHEQSAVFAAEATARLTRRPGLAVLTAGPGITNGVSGIATAHFNGSPVVVMGGRAPQSRWGSGALQEMDHPPLLGPITKLSFTASDAESVGQEVESAFRTAVAPHRGPVFVDFYMDHLFSPSPVHKVRTQTPSPLEPDPDDLAAIARLLAEAERPVLVYGSDVWMDRAEEAARDFAETWRLPVIPNGQGRGVLPSGHELLVTRARGQAFAQADLVIVVGTPLDFRLGYGWFGGKDGAPLARVVHIVDAPSQLATHMQPAASAAGDLSVVFWSLGTACGDAGVKPDAYAPWVSKLSDAAAAAIAGDAELLASDSDPIHPMRIYGELGKVLAEDAVVIGDGGDFVSYAGKYVEPKQPGNWLDPGPYGCLGTGLGYSIAARLARPSSQVVLLLGDGAAGFSLMDVDTLVRHKLPVVMICGNNGMWGLEKHPMQLLYGYDVAADLQPQCRYDQVVTALGGGGELVTKPSEIGPALRRAFDSGIPYMVNIATDPQVAYPRSTTGV from the coding sequence ATGGAGTCTGCGAAGCACGCCGGTGACGCCGCCGTCGCCGTGTCCAAGGCCTATGGCGTCGAGACCATGTTCACCTTGTCCGGGGGGCACGTCTTCCCGCTCTACGACGGCGCCGTGCACGAGGACATGCGCATCCTCGACGTACGCCATGAGCAGAGCGCGGTGTTCGCCGCCGAGGCGACGGCCAGGCTGACCAGGAGGCCGGGACTGGCCGTGCTGACCGCCGGCCCCGGCATCACCAACGGCGTCAGCGGCATCGCGACCGCCCACTTCAACGGCTCGCCGGTGGTCGTCATGGGCGGGCGCGCGCCCCAGTCGCGCTGGGGCAGCGGCGCGCTGCAGGAAATGGACCACCCGCCGCTGCTGGGCCCGATCACCAAGCTGTCGTTCACCGCGAGCGACGCCGAGTCGGTCGGCCAGGAGGTCGAGTCGGCCTTCCGCACGGCCGTCGCCCCCCATCGCGGGCCGGTCTTCGTCGACTTCTACATGGACCACCTGTTCTCCCCCTCGCCGGTGCACAAGGTGCGGACGCAGACGCCCTCGCCGCTGGAGCCCGACCCCGACGACCTGGCCGCGATCGCGCGACTGCTGGCCGAGGCCGAGCGCCCGGTGCTGGTCTACGGCTCGGACGTGTGGATGGACCGGGCCGAGGAGGCCGCGCGTGACTTCGCCGAGACGTGGCGGCTGCCGGTCATCCCCAACGGCCAGGGCCGGGGTGTCCTGCCCTCGGGGCACGAGCTGCTGGTCACCCGGGCCCGCGGGCAGGCCTTCGCCCAGGCGGACCTGGTGATCGTGGTCGGCACGCCGCTCGACTTCCGCCTGGGCTACGGGTGGTTCGGTGGCAAGGACGGCGCGCCGCTGGCCCGCGTGGTGCACATCGTGGACGCGCCGTCGCAGCTGGCCACGCACATGCAGCCGGCCGCGTCCGCCGCCGGCGACCTGTCGGTGGTGTTCTGGAGTCTCGGCACGGCCTGCGGGGACGCGGGGGTCAAGCCGGACGCGTACGCCCCGTGGGTGTCCAAGCTGTCCGACGCGGCGGCCGCGGCCATCGCGGGCGACGCCGAGCTCCTGGCCTCGGACTCCGACCCGATCCACCCCATGCGCATCTACGGCGAGCTGGGCAAGGTGCTGGCCGAGGACGCCGTGGTGATCGGCGACGGCGGCGACTTCGTCTCCTACGCGGGCAAATACGTCGAGCCCAAGCAGCCGGGCAACTGGCTCGACCCGGGCCCGTACGGCTGTCTGGGCACCGGCCTCGGCTACTCCATCGCCGCCCGCCTGGCCCGGCCGTCCTCCCAGGTGGTGCTGCTGCTCGGCGACGGCGCGGCCGGCTTCTCGCTGATGGACGTCGACACCCTCGTCCGCCACAAGCTGCCGGTCGTCATGATCTGCGGCAACAACGGCATGTGGGGCCTGGAGAAGCACCCCATGCAGCTGCTGTACGGCTACGACGTGGCCGCCGACCTGCAGCCGCAGTGCCGCTACGACCAGGTCGTGACCGCGCTGGGCGGCGGAGGCGAGCTGGTCACCAAGCCGTCGGAGATCGGCCCGGCGCTGCGCAGGGCGTTCGACTCGGGCATCCCGTACATGGTGAACATCGCCACCGACCCGCAGGTCGCCTACCCCCGCAGCACCACCGGCGTGTAG
- a CDS encoding sensor histidine kinase, with product MKVPRPWSARAWLDTAHLMVGLPVAIVLGGLTLVLIVAPPLLRRGLPWFTRVQRSRFEAFLGARIPPVRTPSQWRSPATWRQIGYHLLSPIVGMAAAFLVAVAWGGAIVGLLSFLPPKLQRPPLEFVIDLRDNRVVMIFMAVGLVLLLLAPVLARGMAALDLSVARTLLGPSRSELGQRIETLTESRAGVIDAADAERRRIERDLHDGAQQRLVSLAMNLGLARATLTDLPDPAKEAIAQAHEEAKQALKELRDFVRGLHPAVLNDQGLDAALSGVAARAPFPVKLHVDIDRRASPTIEAVAFFIVSEALTNIAKHAAATKAQIRVRREHDRLHMLVYDDGCGGARLDGGTGLRGLAQRIDSVDGTLRLSSPLGGPTTIEVDLPCE from the coding sequence ATGAAAGTCCCCCGTCCATGGTCGGCACGGGCCTGGCTCGACACGGCGCACCTGATGGTCGGCCTGCCGGTCGCCATCGTGCTCGGTGGGCTGACGCTCGTCCTGATCGTGGCGCCTCCCCTGCTGCGGCGTGGGCTGCCGTGGTTCACCCGGGTGCAGCGCTCCCGGTTCGAGGCGTTCCTCGGTGCGCGCATCCCGCCCGTGCGCACGCCGAGCCAGTGGCGCAGCCCGGCCACGTGGCGGCAGATCGGCTACCATCTGCTGTCCCCGATCGTGGGGATGGCCGCCGCGTTCTTGGTGGCGGTGGCGTGGGGCGGGGCGATCGTGGGGCTGTTGTCGTTCCTGCCGCCGAAGCTGCAGCGCCCGCCGCTGGAGTTCGTGATCGACCTCAGGGACAACCGGGTGGTGATGATCTTCATGGCGGTCGGTCTGGTGCTGCTGCTGCTCGCGCCGGTCCTGGCGCGGGGCATGGCGGCGCTGGACCTGTCGGTGGCCCGTACACTGCTCGGCCCCAGCCGGTCGGAGCTGGGGCAGCGGATCGAGACGCTGACCGAGAGCCGGGCGGGCGTGATCGACGCGGCCGACGCCGAGCGCCGCAGGATCGAGCGGGACCTCCACGACGGCGCTCAGCAGCGCCTGGTCTCCCTGGCCATGAACCTGGGACTGGCCAGGGCCACCCTGACCGACCTGCCCGATCCGGCCAAGGAGGCCATCGCGCAGGCGCACGAGGAGGCCAAGCAGGCGCTCAAGGAGCTGCGCGACTTCGTCCGCGGCCTGCATCCGGCCGTGCTCAACGACCAGGGCCTCGACGCGGCGCTGTCCGGCGTCGCCGCCCGCGCCCCCTTCCCCGTGAAGCTGCACGTCGACATCGATCGGCGTGCCTCCCCGACCATTGAGGCGGTGGCCTTCTTCATCGTGTCCGAAGCACTGACCAACATCGCCAAGCACGCCGCCGCCACCAAGGCCCAGATCCGCGTGCGGCGCGAGCACGACCGGCTGCACATGCTCGTGTACGACGACGGCTGCGGCGGAGCCCGGCTGGACGGCGGCACCGGGCTGCGCGGCCTGGCGCAGCGCATCGACTCCGTCGACGGGACGCTCCGGCTGTCCAGCCCGCTCGGCGGCCCGACGACGATCGAGGTGGACCTGCCGTGCGAGTAG
- a CDS encoding PAS domain-containing sensor histidine kinase — protein sequence MPTLSDLVARHTTLDAADLDWLHSLVSDWQLLADLSFADLILWAPLLGENGWIAIAQMRPTTGPTVYHDDIVGSVVAKGERHLIDTAWNERRICREGDPDWSTGVPVREETIPVRRAVEGGEGRFLAVIQRSTNLSSARTPSRLELTYLQSASDLAQMVAEGRFPFSGEEPILVRSPRVGDGLLRLDRAGRVTYASPNALSAYRRLGLHADLVGAELGRVTATLCYSDEPINEDLMIVASGRAAKETEVESGGTIVQLRAIPLIVGGGRIGALVLIRDVTELRRRERELMTKDATIREIHHRVKNNLQTVAALLRLQARRLQVPEGREALEEAVRRVGSIAIVHETLSHAPEEFVNFDEIADRVIAMAGEVSSPEVAVMPRRVGGFGVLPSLIATPLAMALTELLQNALQHGRPKRLEVVVEPALDRLNVTVWDDGRGLPEAFDLDSSTSLGLQIVRTLVEGELSGRICIQPRLEGGTEAVLSIPLPTGVSP from the coding sequence GTGCCGACTCTCAGCGACCTCGTCGCCCGCCACACCACTCTCGACGCGGCGGACCTCGATTGGCTGCACTCGCTGGTCTCCGACTGGCAGTTGCTGGCCGACCTGTCGTTCGCCGACCTCATCCTGTGGGCGCCCCTGCTGGGGGAGAACGGCTGGATCGCGATCGCGCAGATGCGCCCCACGACGGGGCCCACCGTCTACCACGACGACATCGTCGGCAGCGTGGTGGCCAAAGGCGAGCGCCACCTCATCGACACGGCCTGGAACGAGCGCCGCATCTGCCGTGAGGGCGACCCCGACTGGTCCACGGGCGTTCCGGTCAGGGAGGAGACCATCCCGGTCCGGCGCGCGGTCGAGGGCGGCGAGGGCCGCTTCCTGGCGGTGATCCAGCGCTCCACGAACCTGTCCTCGGCCCGCACGCCTTCCCGCCTGGAGCTGACCTACCTGCAGAGCGCCTCCGACCTGGCGCAGATGGTGGCCGAGGGCCGCTTCCCGTTCTCCGGCGAGGAGCCGATCCTGGTGCGTTCGCCGCGCGTCGGCGACGGCCTGCTCAGGCTCGACCGCGCCGGGCGCGTCACGTACGCCTCTCCGAACGCTCTGTCCGCCTACCGCCGCCTCGGCCTGCACGCCGACCTGGTCGGCGCCGAGCTGGGCCGGGTCACCGCCACCTTGTGCTACTCCGACGAGCCGATCAACGAAGACCTCATGATCGTGGCCAGCGGGCGCGCGGCCAAGGAGACCGAGGTCGAGTCCGGCGGCACGATCGTGCAGCTCAGAGCCATCCCGCTGATCGTCGGCGGGGGGCGCATCGGCGCGCTGGTGCTCATCAGGGACGTCACCGAGCTGCGGCGCCGCGAGCGCGAGCTGATGACCAAGGACGCCACCATCCGCGAGATCCACCACCGGGTGAAGAACAACCTGCAGACCGTGGCCGCGCTGCTCCGCCTGCAGGCGCGCCGCCTGCAGGTCCCGGAGGGCCGTGAGGCGCTGGAGGAGGCCGTACGCCGGGTCGGGTCGATCGCCATCGTGCACGAGACGCTGTCGCACGCGCCCGAGGAGTTCGTGAACTTCGACGAGATCGCCGACCGGGTGATCGCGATGGCCGGGGAGGTGTCCTCGCCGGAGGTGGCGGTCATGCCACGACGCGTCGGCGGGTTCGGCGTGCTGCCGTCGTTGATCGCCACGCCGCTCGCCATGGCGCTGACCGAGCTGCTGCAGAACGCGTTGCAGCATGGGCGGCCCAAGCGGCTGGAGGTGGTGGTGGAGCCGGCGCTCGACCGGCTCAACGTCACCGTGTGGGACGACGGGAGAGGTCTGCCCGAGGCCTTCGACCTCGACAGCTCCACCAGCCTGGGCCTGCAGATCGTCCGTACGCTCGTCGAAGGGGAGCTGTCGGGCAGGATCTGCATCCAGCCGCGTCTCGAAGGCGGCACGGAGGCCGTGCTGTCGATCCCGCTCCCGACGGGCGTGAGCCCCTGA
- a CDS encoding response regulator transcription factor: protein MRVVLAEDSVLLREGLIRLLDASGMEVVAAVDEAEGLLRAAEEHRPELVITDVRMPPTHTDEGLRAALVLRRQQPGLPVLVLSQYVEERYAAQLLASAANGGVGYLLKDRVADVTEFIDALRRVASGGTALDPEVVAQLLLRGNSDPLERLTPREHEVLRLMAEGRSNAGIGQALVLSEGAVGKHIGNIFAKLDLSPAEGDHRRVLAVLQFLKIRSLP from the coding sequence GTGCGAGTAGTGCTCGCCGAGGATTCCGTGCTCCTGCGCGAAGGGCTGATCCGGCTGCTCGATGCCTCGGGCATGGAGGTCGTGGCGGCCGTGGACGAGGCCGAGGGGCTGCTGCGGGCGGCCGAGGAGCACCGTCCTGAGCTGGTCATCACCGACGTCCGGATGCCGCCCACGCACACCGACGAAGGGCTGCGGGCCGCGCTCGTGCTCCGCCGCCAGCAGCCCGGCCTGCCGGTGCTCGTGCTCTCCCAGTACGTCGAGGAGCGCTACGCCGCCCAGTTGCTCGCCTCGGCCGCGAACGGCGGCGTCGGCTACCTGCTGAAGGACCGGGTGGCGGACGTGACCGAGTTCATCGACGCGCTGCGCAGGGTGGCCTCCGGCGGCACGGCGCTCGACCCGGAGGTGGTGGCCCAGCTGCTGCTGCGCGGCAACAGCGACCCGCTGGAGCGTCTGACGCCGAGGGAGCACGAGGTGCTCAGGCTGATGGCGGAGGGCCGCTCCAACGCCGGCATCGGCCAGGCGCTCGTGCTCAGCGAGGGCGCGGTGGGCAAGCACATCGGCAACATCTTCGCCAAGCTCGACCTGTCCCCGGCCGAGGGCGACCACCGGCGGGTGCTCGCCGTGCTGCAGTTCCTGAAGATCAGGAGCCTGCCGTGA
- a CDS encoding DUF4097 family beta strand repeat-containing protein translates to MRAAWLTAGAVVTVVALLISSVLIWRGFARARTPVDTALRSIPFTKDKVRIAAASGQVDLFIVPGQAGELLIQRTLRWSRDRPTVTEDWNAADSALRLEAVCPRADQPDGPICRAEYVITVPPETDLVAGTTKGVLAVNEAFGSLRLTSVSGDIRLHDVAGSLWARTGTGSIEGEGLDGDAADVEAGSGRVHLSFTSPPTSVRAVVRTRGDITVGVPDGTYNVAVDATNSSIGIKRDRESPRKIVATTTDGSVSLFHH, encoded by the coding sequence GTGAGAGCCGCTTGGCTCACCGCCGGCGCCGTGGTGACGGTGGTCGCGCTGCTCATCTCCTCGGTGCTGATCTGGCGCGGCTTCGCCAGGGCCAGGACGCCGGTGGACACCGCGCTGCGGTCGATCCCGTTCACGAAGGACAAGGTGAGGATCGCGGCGGCCTCGGGGCAGGTGGACCTGTTCATCGTGCCCGGCCAGGCCGGCGAGCTGCTGATCCAGAGAACGCTCCGGTGGTCCAGGGACCGGCCGACCGTCACCGAGGACTGGAACGCCGCCGACTCGGCCCTGCGGCTGGAGGCGGTCTGCCCGCGCGCTGACCAGCCGGACGGCCCCATCTGCCGGGCCGAGTACGTGATCACCGTGCCGCCGGAGACCGACCTCGTGGCCGGCACCACCAAGGGCGTGCTCGCCGTGAACGAGGCCTTCGGGAGCCTGCGCCTGACCTCCGTCTCCGGCGACATCCGCCTCCACGACGTCGCGGGCTCCCTGTGGGCCAGGACCGGCACCGGAAGCATCGAGGGGGAGGGGCTCGACGGCGACGCGGCCGACGTGGAGGCCGGCTCAGGCCGGGTGCACCTGTCGTTCACGAGCCCTCCGACGTCCGTCAGGGCTGTGGTCAGGACCAGAGGCGACATCACCGTGGGCGTGCCCGACGGCACCTACAACGTGGCCGTGGATGCCACCAACTCCAGCATCGGCATCAAGCGGGACAGGGAATCGCCGCGGAAGATCGTCGCGACGACGACAGACGGCTCCGTGTCCTTGTTCCACCATTGA